A window of Rhododendron vialii isolate Sample 1 chromosome 13a, ASM3025357v1 contains these coding sequences:
- the LOC131314221 gene encoding uncharacterized protein LOC131314221 isoform X4, with protein MGDLRVCSRPPSGVVATEDRPRQVSLLSSLPPPPLRACSSPDPSVIEEDRWAVAEETAREVIGCVHPTLDSEEKRKDVIVYVQRLIRCSLGCEVFPYGSVPLKTFLPHGDIDLTALSSPTVEETLAHDVLAVLQEEEQNENAEYEVKDTEFIDAEVKLVKCIVHNIEIDISFNQLGGLCTLCFLEQVDRLVGKDHLFKRSIILVKTWCYYESRILGAHHGLISTYALETLVLYIFHLFHRSLNGPLAVLYRFLDYFSKFDWDNYCISLQGPVRKSSLPEIIAEMPADVGDNLMLSEEFLRNCIDMFSVPSWGLETNVRAFPQKFLNVIDPLKENNNLGRSVSRGNFYRIRGAFKYGARKLGQILLLPRARIANEIKKFFPNTLERHLQKSSDLSSLSPSFEEEVQLNLVDLDLDNNIPGLGNSELYRSSRTEDSMKVVSKMACSTDGSSVSGSHRDGEVISRIISDTSDCSPSNCDLSDSLSGIHCYPPKFSLSGSSGEKGKLEMFCEEWLDEKMGFDSWIVVDEKTGSDPCMGHRSKNFGASRAVCSCTNHHDGLTSSFSGILSPDATISEALPFDFRESDSIDIAGSLEAFNLLSDLSGDYDSHIRSLLYGQCCHGYALYAPTLPNAPTFPSHLQNKRPWNTVRQSMPIKQGSHMTTNGVVLGSTYNSMNDSKPFNCLRSEEKRKARGTGTFFPKSELGEVPTGEGKEAGIGQSPSGPETYSYQWWWTYLAREEVV; from the exons ATGGGCGATCTTCGGGTTTGTTCGCGGCCGCCGAGCGGCGTTGTTGCGACAGAAGATCGCCCGCGTCAGGTGTCGTTGTTGTCGTcgctgccgccgccgccattGCGGGCGTGTAGCAGCCCTGATCCCTCGGTGATCGAGGAGGATAGGTGGGCCGTAGCTGAAGAAACAGCTCGAGAAGTGATCGGGTGCGTTCACCCCACTTTGGACTcggaggagaagaggaaggatGTGATAGTTTATGTTCAGAGACTCATCAGGTGTTCTCTCGGTTGCGAG gtttTCCCATATGGCTCCGTGCCACTGAAGACCTTCCTTCCTCATGGAGATATTGATTTGACTGCTCTTAGCAGTCCTACCGTCGAAGAAACTTTGGCCCATGATGTACTTGCTGTTCTGCAAGAAGAAGAGCAGAATGAAAATGCTGAGTATGAAGTGAAGGATACAGAGTTCATAGATGCTGAG GTTAAGCTTGTAAAATGCATTGTGCATAACATTGAGATAGACATCTCCTTCAATCAGTTAGGAGGACTTTGTACTCTATGTTTTCTTGAGCAG GTTGATCGCCTTGTCGGCAAAGATCATCTCTTCAAACGTAGCATTATTCTAGTAAAAACTTGGTGCTATTATGAAAGCCGTATTCTTGGTGCCCATCATGGTTTAATCTCTACTTACGCTTTGGAAACGTTGGTCTTATATATTTTCCATCTCTTTCACAGATCGTTAAATGGGCCTCTGGCG GTTCTCTATAGATTCTTGGATTATTTTAGCAAATTCGATTGGGATAATTACTGTATCAGTTTACAAGGTCCTGTCCGAAAATCTTCCCTGCCTGAAATAATCG CAGAGATGCCAGCAGATGTGGGGGACAACTTAATGCTTAGTGAAGAGTTTCTCAGAAACTGTATCGACATGTTCTCAGTTCCATCCTGGGGCCTTGAAACAAACGTGCGAGCATTTCCACAGAAGTTTCTAAATGTTATTGATCCACTGAAAGAAAATAACAATCTTGGGCGCAGTGTCAGCAGAG GTAATTTCTATCGAATCCGTGGTGCTTTCAAATATGGGGCCCGGAAGCTTGGTCAAATCCTCCTCCTACCCAGAGCGAGAATTGCTAATGAGATCAAGAAGTTCTTTCCAAACACTCTGGAGCGACATTTACAAAAATCTAGTGATTTATCCTCATTATCCCCTTCCTTTGAAGAAGAGGTTCAACTGAACTTAGTGGATCTAGATTTGGACAATAATATACCAGGGCTTGGAAATAGTGAGCTATATAGATCCTCAAGGACAGAAGATTCTATGAAGGTGGTGTCAAAAATGGCCTGCTCAACAGATGGGAGTTCTGTTTCAGGATCTCACCGAGATGGAGAAGTCATTTCAAGAATCATAAGCGATACGTCTGATTGTTCACCATCAAATTGTGACTTGAGCGATTCTCTTTCTGGTATACATTGCTATCCACCTAAATTCTCTCTATCTGGATCGTCTGGGGAGAAAGGGAAGTTGGAGATGTTCTGTGAAGAATGGCTGGATGAGAAGATGGGTTTTGATTCATGGATTGTTGTAGATGAGAAGACGGGTTCTGATCCATGTATGGGACACAGATCGAAAAATTTTGGCGCCAGTAGAGCAGTCTGTTCATGTACTAATCATCATGATGGTTTGACCTCTAGTTTTTCAGGAATCTTAAGTCCAGATGCCACTATTTCAGAAGCTCTGCCTTTTGATTTCAGAGAGAGTGATTCAATTGATATTGCTGGAAGCTTGGAAGCATTTAATTTGTTGTCTGACCTTAGTGGGGATTATGACAGTCACATCAGGAGTTTGCTATATGGTCAGTGTTGCCATGGATATGCTTTATATGCCCCTACATTGCCCAATGCTCCAACATTCCCTTCTCATTTGCAAAACAAAAGGCCATGGAATACTGTTCGTCAATCCATGCCGATTAAGCAGGGTTCTCATATGACCACAAATGGTGTTGTCTTGGGATCAACTTACAATTCCATGAACGATAGCAAACCATTCAATTGTTTGAGATCGGAAGAAAAGCGAAAAGCACGGGGAACTGGCACATTTTTTCCCAAATCGGAATTG GGAGAGGTCCCCACAGGGGAGGGGAAAGAAGCAGGCATCGGGCAATCACCGTCAGGTCCAGAGACATACTCGTATCAATGGTGGTGGACCTACCTTGCCAGAGAAGAAGTCGTCTGA
- the LOC131314221 gene encoding uncharacterized protein LOC131314221 isoform X2, which translates to MGDLRVCSRPPSGVVATEDRPRQVSLLSSLPPPPLRACSSPDPSVIEEDRWAVAEETAREVIGCVHPTLDSEEKRKDVIVYVQRLIRCSLGCEVFPYGSVPLKTFLPHGDIDLTALSSPTVEETLAHDVLAVLQEEEQNENAEYEVKDTEFIDAEVKLVKCIVHNIEIDISFNQLGGLCTLCFLEQVDRLVGKDHLFKRSIILVKTWCYYESRILGAHHGLISTYALETLVLYIFHLFHRSLNGPLAVLYRFLDYFSKFDWDNYCISLQGPVRKSSLPEIIEMPADVGDNLMLSEEFLRNCIDMFSVPSWGLETNVRAFPQKFLNVIDPLKENNNLGRSVSRGNFYRIRGAFKYGARKLGQILLLPRARIANEIKKFFPNTLERHLQKSSDLSSLSPSFEEEVQLNLVDLDLDNNIPGLGNSELYRSSRTEDSMKVVSKMACSTDGSSVSGSHRDGEVISRIISDTSDCSPSNCDLSDSLSGIHCYPPKFSLSGSSGEKGKLEMFCEEWLDEKMGFDSWIVVDEKTGSDPCMGHRSKNFGASRAVCSCTNHHDGLTSSFSGILSPDATISEALPFDFRESDSIDIAGSLEAFNLLSDLSGDYDSHIRSLLYGQCCHGYALYAPTLPNAPTFPSHLQNKRPWNTVRQSMPIKQGSHMTTNGVVLGSTYNSMNDSKPFNCLRSEEKRKARGTGTFFPKSELNGCSCRERSPQGRGKKQASGNHRQVQRHTRINGGGPTLPEKKSSEEGTREVPRGGKSGLNSNGDEFCISSKKLEGLNSNGDEFCISSKKLEFGSLGQLSEQLSLTALEKCYSWGSTPSLVLKVKSSKTEVGNNEQRVAKKSLQLKNEDEFPPLTA; encoded by the exons ATGGGCGATCTTCGGGTTTGTTCGCGGCCGCCGAGCGGCGTTGTTGCGACAGAAGATCGCCCGCGTCAGGTGTCGTTGTTGTCGTcgctgccgccgccgccattGCGGGCGTGTAGCAGCCCTGATCCCTCGGTGATCGAGGAGGATAGGTGGGCCGTAGCTGAAGAAACAGCTCGAGAAGTGATCGGGTGCGTTCACCCCACTTTGGACTcggaggagaagaggaaggatGTGATAGTTTATGTTCAGAGACTCATCAGGTGTTCTCTCGGTTGCGAG gtttTCCCATATGGCTCCGTGCCACTGAAGACCTTCCTTCCTCATGGAGATATTGATTTGACTGCTCTTAGCAGTCCTACCGTCGAAGAAACTTTGGCCCATGATGTACTTGCTGTTCTGCAAGAAGAAGAGCAGAATGAAAATGCTGAGTATGAAGTGAAGGATACAGAGTTCATAGATGCTGAG GTTAAGCTTGTAAAATGCATTGTGCATAACATTGAGATAGACATCTCCTTCAATCAGTTAGGAGGACTTTGTACTCTATGTTTTCTTGAGCAG GTTGATCGCCTTGTCGGCAAAGATCATCTCTTCAAACGTAGCATTATTCTAGTAAAAACTTGGTGCTATTATGAAAGCCGTATTCTTGGTGCCCATCATGGTTTAATCTCTACTTACGCTTTGGAAACGTTGGTCTTATATATTTTCCATCTCTTTCACAGATCGTTAAATGGGCCTCTGGCG GTTCTCTATAGATTCTTGGATTATTTTAGCAAATTCGATTGGGATAATTACTGTATCAGTTTACAAGGTCCTGTCCGAAAATCTTCCCTGCCTGAAATAATCG AGATGCCAGCAGATGTGGGGGACAACTTAATGCTTAGTGAAGAGTTTCTCAGAAACTGTATCGACATGTTCTCAGTTCCATCCTGGGGCCTTGAAACAAACGTGCGAGCATTTCCACAGAAGTTTCTAAATGTTATTGATCCACTGAAAGAAAATAACAATCTTGGGCGCAGTGTCAGCAGAG GTAATTTCTATCGAATCCGTGGTGCTTTCAAATATGGGGCCCGGAAGCTTGGTCAAATCCTCCTCCTACCCAGAGCGAGAATTGCTAATGAGATCAAGAAGTTCTTTCCAAACACTCTGGAGCGACATTTACAAAAATCTAGTGATTTATCCTCATTATCCCCTTCCTTTGAAGAAGAGGTTCAACTGAACTTAGTGGATCTAGATTTGGACAATAATATACCAGGGCTTGGAAATAGTGAGCTATATAGATCCTCAAGGACAGAAGATTCTATGAAGGTGGTGTCAAAAATGGCCTGCTCAACAGATGGGAGTTCTGTTTCAGGATCTCACCGAGATGGAGAAGTCATTTCAAGAATCATAAGCGATACGTCTGATTGTTCACCATCAAATTGTGACTTGAGCGATTCTCTTTCTGGTATACATTGCTATCCACCTAAATTCTCTCTATCTGGATCGTCTGGGGAGAAAGGGAAGTTGGAGATGTTCTGTGAAGAATGGCTGGATGAGAAGATGGGTTTTGATTCATGGATTGTTGTAGATGAGAAGACGGGTTCTGATCCATGTATGGGACACAGATCGAAAAATTTTGGCGCCAGTAGAGCAGTCTGTTCATGTACTAATCATCATGATGGTTTGACCTCTAGTTTTTCAGGAATCTTAAGTCCAGATGCCACTATTTCAGAAGCTCTGCCTTTTGATTTCAGAGAGAGTGATTCAATTGATATTGCTGGAAGCTTGGAAGCATTTAATTTGTTGTCTGACCTTAGTGGGGATTATGACAGTCACATCAGGAGTTTGCTATATGGTCAGTGTTGCCATGGATATGCTTTATATGCCCCTACATTGCCCAATGCTCCAACATTCCCTTCTCATTTGCAAAACAAAAGGCCATGGAATACTGTTCGTCAATCCATGCCGATTAAGCAGGGTTCTCATATGACCACAAATGGTGTTGTCTTGGGATCAACTTACAATTCCATGAACGATAGCAAACCATTCAATTGTTTGAGATCGGAAGAAAAGCGAAAAGCACGGGGAACTGGCACATTTTTTCCCAAATCGGAATTG AATGGTTGTTCATGCAGGGAGAGGTCCCCACAGGGGAGGGGAAAGAAGCAGGCATCGGGCAATCACCGTCAGGTCCAGAGACATACTCGTATCAATGGTGGTGGACCTACCTTGCCAGAGAAGAAGTCGTCTGAGGAAGGGACCCGTGAGGTTCCACGTGGTGGGAAGTCTGGATTAAACTCCAATGGTGATGAGTTCTGCATTTCATCTAAGAAACTTGAAGGATTAAACTCCAATGGTGATGAGTTCTGCATTTCATCTAAGAAACTTGAATTTGGATCTCTTGGGCAACTGTCGGAACAACTTAGCCTGACAGCTTTGGAGAAGTGTTACAGTTGGGGCTCCACTCCAAGCCTCGTGCTGAAGGTGAAGAGTTCAAAAACCGAAGTGGGAAATAATGAACAAAG GGTTGCAAAGAAGTCATTGCAACTTAAGAATGAAGATGAGTTCCCTCCTTTGACCGCGTAA
- the LOC131314221 gene encoding uncharacterized protein LOC131314221 isoform X3: protein MGDLRVCSRPPSGVVATEDRPRQVSLLSSLPPPPLRACSSPDPSVIEEDRWAVAEETAREVIGCVHPTLDSEEKRKDVIVYVQRLIRCSLGCEVFPYGSVPLKTFLPHGDIDLTALSSPTVEETLAHDVLAVLQEEEQNENAEYEVKDTEFIDAEVKLVKCIVHNIEIDISFNQLGGLCTLCFLEQVDRLVGKDHLFKRSIILVKTWCYYESRILGAHHGLISTYALETLVLYIFHLFHRSLNGPLAVLYRFLDYFSKFDWDNYCISLQGPVRKSSLPEIIAEMPADVGDNLMLSEEFLRNCIDMFSVPSWGLETNVRAFPQKFLNVIDPLKENNNLGRSVSRGNFYRIRGAFKYGARKLGQILLLPRARIANEIKKFFPNTLERHLQKSSDLSSLSPSFEEEVQLNLVDLDLDNNIPGLGNSELYRSSRTEDSMKVVSKMACSTDGSSVSGSHRDGEVISRIISDTSDCSPSNCDLSDSLSGIHCYPPKFSLSGSSGEKGKLEMFCEEWLDEKMGFDSWIVVDEKTGSDPCMGHRSKNFGASRAVCSCTNHHDGLTSSFSGILSPDATISEALPFDFRESDSIDIAGSLEAFNLLSDLSGDYDSHIRSLLYGQCCHGYALYAPTLPNAPTFPSHLQNKRPWNTVRQSMPIKQGSHMTTNGVVLGSTYNSMNDSKPFNCLRSEEKRKARGTGTFFPKSELNGCSCRERSPQGRGKKQASGNHRQVQRHTRINGGGPTLPEKKSSEEGTREVPRGGKSGLNSNGDEFCISSKKLEFGSLGQLSEQLSLTALEKCYSWGSTPSLVLKVKSSKTEVGNNEQRVAKKSLQLKNEDEFPPLTA from the exons ATGGGCGATCTTCGGGTTTGTTCGCGGCCGCCGAGCGGCGTTGTTGCGACAGAAGATCGCCCGCGTCAGGTGTCGTTGTTGTCGTcgctgccgccgccgccattGCGGGCGTGTAGCAGCCCTGATCCCTCGGTGATCGAGGAGGATAGGTGGGCCGTAGCTGAAGAAACAGCTCGAGAAGTGATCGGGTGCGTTCACCCCACTTTGGACTcggaggagaagaggaaggatGTGATAGTTTATGTTCAGAGACTCATCAGGTGTTCTCTCGGTTGCGAG gtttTCCCATATGGCTCCGTGCCACTGAAGACCTTCCTTCCTCATGGAGATATTGATTTGACTGCTCTTAGCAGTCCTACCGTCGAAGAAACTTTGGCCCATGATGTACTTGCTGTTCTGCAAGAAGAAGAGCAGAATGAAAATGCTGAGTATGAAGTGAAGGATACAGAGTTCATAGATGCTGAG GTTAAGCTTGTAAAATGCATTGTGCATAACATTGAGATAGACATCTCCTTCAATCAGTTAGGAGGACTTTGTACTCTATGTTTTCTTGAGCAG GTTGATCGCCTTGTCGGCAAAGATCATCTCTTCAAACGTAGCATTATTCTAGTAAAAACTTGGTGCTATTATGAAAGCCGTATTCTTGGTGCCCATCATGGTTTAATCTCTACTTACGCTTTGGAAACGTTGGTCTTATATATTTTCCATCTCTTTCACAGATCGTTAAATGGGCCTCTGGCG GTTCTCTATAGATTCTTGGATTATTTTAGCAAATTCGATTGGGATAATTACTGTATCAGTTTACAAGGTCCTGTCCGAAAATCTTCCCTGCCTGAAATAATCG CAGAGATGCCAGCAGATGTGGGGGACAACTTAATGCTTAGTGAAGAGTTTCTCAGAAACTGTATCGACATGTTCTCAGTTCCATCCTGGGGCCTTGAAACAAACGTGCGAGCATTTCCACAGAAGTTTCTAAATGTTATTGATCCACTGAAAGAAAATAACAATCTTGGGCGCAGTGTCAGCAGAG GTAATTTCTATCGAATCCGTGGTGCTTTCAAATATGGGGCCCGGAAGCTTGGTCAAATCCTCCTCCTACCCAGAGCGAGAATTGCTAATGAGATCAAGAAGTTCTTTCCAAACACTCTGGAGCGACATTTACAAAAATCTAGTGATTTATCCTCATTATCCCCTTCCTTTGAAGAAGAGGTTCAACTGAACTTAGTGGATCTAGATTTGGACAATAATATACCAGGGCTTGGAAATAGTGAGCTATATAGATCCTCAAGGACAGAAGATTCTATGAAGGTGGTGTCAAAAATGGCCTGCTCAACAGATGGGAGTTCTGTTTCAGGATCTCACCGAGATGGAGAAGTCATTTCAAGAATCATAAGCGATACGTCTGATTGTTCACCATCAAATTGTGACTTGAGCGATTCTCTTTCTGGTATACATTGCTATCCACCTAAATTCTCTCTATCTGGATCGTCTGGGGAGAAAGGGAAGTTGGAGATGTTCTGTGAAGAATGGCTGGATGAGAAGATGGGTTTTGATTCATGGATTGTTGTAGATGAGAAGACGGGTTCTGATCCATGTATGGGACACAGATCGAAAAATTTTGGCGCCAGTAGAGCAGTCTGTTCATGTACTAATCATCATGATGGTTTGACCTCTAGTTTTTCAGGAATCTTAAGTCCAGATGCCACTATTTCAGAAGCTCTGCCTTTTGATTTCAGAGAGAGTGATTCAATTGATATTGCTGGAAGCTTGGAAGCATTTAATTTGTTGTCTGACCTTAGTGGGGATTATGACAGTCACATCAGGAGTTTGCTATATGGTCAGTGTTGCCATGGATATGCTTTATATGCCCCTACATTGCCCAATGCTCCAACATTCCCTTCTCATTTGCAAAACAAAAGGCCATGGAATACTGTTCGTCAATCCATGCCGATTAAGCAGGGTTCTCATATGACCACAAATGGTGTTGTCTTGGGATCAACTTACAATTCCATGAACGATAGCAAACCATTCAATTGTTTGAGATCGGAAGAAAAGCGAAAAGCACGGGGAACTGGCACATTTTTTCCCAAATCGGAATTG AATGGTTGTTCATGCAGGGAGAGGTCCCCACAGGGGAGGGGAAAGAAGCAGGCATCGGGCAATCACCGTCAGGTCCAGAGACATACTCGTATCAATGGTGGTGGACCTACCTTGCCAGAGAAGAAGTCGTCTGAGGAAGGGACCCGTGAGGTTCCACGTGGTGGGAAGTCT GGATTAAACTCCAATGGTGATGAGTTCTGCATTTCATCTAAGAAACTTGAATTTGGATCTCTTGGGCAACTGTCGGAACAACTTAGCCTGACAGCTTTGGAGAAGTGTTACAGTTGGGGCTCCACTCCAAGCCTCGTGCTGAAGGTGAAGAGTTCAAAAACCGAAGTGGGAAATAATGAACAAAG GGTTGCAAAGAAGTCATTGCAACTTAAGAATGAAGATGAGTTCCCTCCTTTGACCGCGTAA
- the LOC131314220 gene encoding uncharacterized protein LOC131314220, protein MTFNRRNGGRNKHGRGHVDPIHCSNCGKFFPKDKAIKRFLVRNMVEQAAVTDIQEACAFDGYTLPKLYVKMEYSVSCAIHSKVVRVRLDNDRKNREPPQLFGRRDDMPKPGQAPRPAGAAAPPRPLKPSFCLL, encoded by the exons ATG ACTTTCAATCGAAGGAATGGCGGCCGCAACAAGCATGGCCGCGGCCATGTTGACCCCATCCACTGCTCTAACTGCGGCAAATTCTTCCccaag GACAAAGCTATCAAGAGGTTTCTTGTGAGAAACATGGTTGAGCAAGCTGCTGTTACGGATATCCAAGAAGCTTGTGCCTTTGATG GCTACACGCTACCTAAGCTGTACGTGAAGATGGAGTACAGTGTATCTTGTGCTATTCACTCCAAAGTTGTCAGGGTTCGTTTGGACAATGATAGGAAAAACCGTGAGCCTCCCCAGCTCTTTGGGCGCAGG GACGATATGCCAAAACCAGGTCAAGCACCGCGCCCTGCAGGAGCTGCTGCTCCGCCTCGTCCCTTAAAGCCTTCTTTTTGTCTGCTCTAG
- the LOC131314221 gene encoding uncharacterized protein LOC131314221 isoform X1 — protein MGDLRVCSRPPSGVVATEDRPRQVSLLSSLPPPPLRACSSPDPSVIEEDRWAVAEETAREVIGCVHPTLDSEEKRKDVIVYVQRLIRCSLGCEVFPYGSVPLKTFLPHGDIDLTALSSPTVEETLAHDVLAVLQEEEQNENAEYEVKDTEFIDAEVKLVKCIVHNIEIDISFNQLGGLCTLCFLEQVDRLVGKDHLFKRSIILVKTWCYYESRILGAHHGLISTYALETLVLYIFHLFHRSLNGPLAVLYRFLDYFSKFDWDNYCISLQGPVRKSSLPEIIAEMPADVGDNLMLSEEFLRNCIDMFSVPSWGLETNVRAFPQKFLNVIDPLKENNNLGRSVSRGNFYRIRGAFKYGARKLGQILLLPRARIANEIKKFFPNTLERHLQKSSDLSSLSPSFEEEVQLNLVDLDLDNNIPGLGNSELYRSSRTEDSMKVVSKMACSTDGSSVSGSHRDGEVISRIISDTSDCSPSNCDLSDSLSGIHCYPPKFSLSGSSGEKGKLEMFCEEWLDEKMGFDSWIVVDEKTGSDPCMGHRSKNFGASRAVCSCTNHHDGLTSSFSGILSPDATISEALPFDFRESDSIDIAGSLEAFNLLSDLSGDYDSHIRSLLYGQCCHGYALYAPTLPNAPTFPSHLQNKRPWNTVRQSMPIKQGSHMTTNGVVLGSTYNSMNDSKPFNCLRSEEKRKARGTGTFFPKSELNGCSCRERSPQGRGKKQASGNHRQVQRHTRINGGGPTLPEKKSSEEGTREVPRGGKSGLNSNGDEFCISSKKLEGLNSNGDEFCISSKKLEFGSLGQLSEQLSLTALEKCYSWGSTPSLVLKVKSSKTEVGNNEQRVAKKSLQLKNEDEFPPLTA, from the exons ATGGGCGATCTTCGGGTTTGTTCGCGGCCGCCGAGCGGCGTTGTTGCGACAGAAGATCGCCCGCGTCAGGTGTCGTTGTTGTCGTcgctgccgccgccgccattGCGGGCGTGTAGCAGCCCTGATCCCTCGGTGATCGAGGAGGATAGGTGGGCCGTAGCTGAAGAAACAGCTCGAGAAGTGATCGGGTGCGTTCACCCCACTTTGGACTcggaggagaagaggaaggatGTGATAGTTTATGTTCAGAGACTCATCAGGTGTTCTCTCGGTTGCGAG gtttTCCCATATGGCTCCGTGCCACTGAAGACCTTCCTTCCTCATGGAGATATTGATTTGACTGCTCTTAGCAGTCCTACCGTCGAAGAAACTTTGGCCCATGATGTACTTGCTGTTCTGCAAGAAGAAGAGCAGAATGAAAATGCTGAGTATGAAGTGAAGGATACAGAGTTCATAGATGCTGAG GTTAAGCTTGTAAAATGCATTGTGCATAACATTGAGATAGACATCTCCTTCAATCAGTTAGGAGGACTTTGTACTCTATGTTTTCTTGAGCAG GTTGATCGCCTTGTCGGCAAAGATCATCTCTTCAAACGTAGCATTATTCTAGTAAAAACTTGGTGCTATTATGAAAGCCGTATTCTTGGTGCCCATCATGGTTTAATCTCTACTTACGCTTTGGAAACGTTGGTCTTATATATTTTCCATCTCTTTCACAGATCGTTAAATGGGCCTCTGGCG GTTCTCTATAGATTCTTGGATTATTTTAGCAAATTCGATTGGGATAATTACTGTATCAGTTTACAAGGTCCTGTCCGAAAATCTTCCCTGCCTGAAATAATCG CAGAGATGCCAGCAGATGTGGGGGACAACTTAATGCTTAGTGAAGAGTTTCTCAGAAACTGTATCGACATGTTCTCAGTTCCATCCTGGGGCCTTGAAACAAACGTGCGAGCATTTCCACAGAAGTTTCTAAATGTTATTGATCCACTGAAAGAAAATAACAATCTTGGGCGCAGTGTCAGCAGAG GTAATTTCTATCGAATCCGTGGTGCTTTCAAATATGGGGCCCGGAAGCTTGGTCAAATCCTCCTCCTACCCAGAGCGAGAATTGCTAATGAGATCAAGAAGTTCTTTCCAAACACTCTGGAGCGACATTTACAAAAATCTAGTGATTTATCCTCATTATCCCCTTCCTTTGAAGAAGAGGTTCAACTGAACTTAGTGGATCTAGATTTGGACAATAATATACCAGGGCTTGGAAATAGTGAGCTATATAGATCCTCAAGGACAGAAGATTCTATGAAGGTGGTGTCAAAAATGGCCTGCTCAACAGATGGGAGTTCTGTTTCAGGATCTCACCGAGATGGAGAAGTCATTTCAAGAATCATAAGCGATACGTCTGATTGTTCACCATCAAATTGTGACTTGAGCGATTCTCTTTCTGGTATACATTGCTATCCACCTAAATTCTCTCTATCTGGATCGTCTGGGGAGAAAGGGAAGTTGGAGATGTTCTGTGAAGAATGGCTGGATGAGAAGATGGGTTTTGATTCATGGATTGTTGTAGATGAGAAGACGGGTTCTGATCCATGTATGGGACACAGATCGAAAAATTTTGGCGCCAGTAGAGCAGTCTGTTCATGTACTAATCATCATGATGGTTTGACCTCTAGTTTTTCAGGAATCTTAAGTCCAGATGCCACTATTTCAGAAGCTCTGCCTTTTGATTTCAGAGAGAGTGATTCAATTGATATTGCTGGAAGCTTGGAAGCATTTAATTTGTTGTCTGACCTTAGTGGGGATTATGACAGTCACATCAGGAGTTTGCTATATGGTCAGTGTTGCCATGGATATGCTTTATATGCCCCTACATTGCCCAATGCTCCAACATTCCCTTCTCATTTGCAAAACAAAAGGCCATGGAATACTGTTCGTCAATCCATGCCGATTAAGCAGGGTTCTCATATGACCACAAATGGTGTTGTCTTGGGATCAACTTACAATTCCATGAACGATAGCAAACCATTCAATTGTTTGAGATCGGAAGAAAAGCGAAAAGCACGGGGAACTGGCACATTTTTTCCCAAATCGGAATTG AATGGTTGTTCATGCAGGGAGAGGTCCCCACAGGGGAGGGGAAAGAAGCAGGCATCGGGCAATCACCGTCAGGTCCAGAGACATACTCGTATCAATGGTGGTGGACCTACCTTGCCAGAGAAGAAGTCGTCTGAGGAAGGGACCCGTGAGGTTCCACGTGGTGGGAAGTCTGGATTAAACTCCAATGGTGATGAGTTCTGCATTTCATCTAAGAAACTTGAAGGATTAAACTCCAATGGTGATGAGTTCTGCATTTCATCTAAGAAACTTGAATTTGGATCTCTTGGGCAACTGTCGGAACAACTTAGCCTGACAGCTTTGGAGAAGTGTTACAGTTGGGGCTCCACTCCAAGCCTCGTGCTGAAGGTGAAGAGTTCAAAAACCGAAGTGGGAAATAATGAACAAAG GGTTGCAAAGAAGTCATTGCAACTTAAGAATGAAGATGAGTTCCCTCCTTTGACCGCGTAA